In Mucilaginibacter celer, one DNA window encodes the following:
- a CDS encoding DUF6377 domain-containing protein: MRYFFCLLFSLVSICANAFTDTNKLLEELKNEIAKKPGYDDAKELRIKKIKNSLNTLSLTDYDTRFDAWDKLYTEYKSYQFDSAYVYVDKMILLSKVTGNKPKEYHSYVKMAFILLSSGMFNETFDYLRKVNVQALSNADKVDYYFFLGRCYYDLANYNNDRYFSPGYVEAGNKSIDSAIAYCGTDHISRTYLIGLQGFHKKDFKEGRARFAELLKPNMPISMHLRAMVSCTFGLIDLEDGRSDDALDLMIQSAIADIKSSTRENMAIHSVAEILYKKGDIKDAYDFIQIAKADADFYGARQRKIRIAAILPLIAAAELDNTEHQKNRFLIFLIIITLLAILVVFFLVMIAKQLKKLKIKEGIIEAKNIQLNVINGKLIEDARIKEEYIGQFFKAISGYIVKLENLKISIDAKLSMKKYDAIHTFVDNIDIKKERESLYYSFDHIFLKIFPNFITVFNSLFAEKDQIWPEEDEVLNTDLRIFALIRMGIADNETIAKILEYSVNTIYVYKMRIKAKSLHPEHFEQRIMDIKAFDYD, from the coding sequence CGCTTAATACTCTTTCATTAACGGATTATGACACCCGCTTTGATGCATGGGATAAATTATATACCGAGTACAAATCGTACCAGTTTGATTCGGCCTATGTTTATGTGGATAAAATGATTTTGCTGAGCAAGGTAACCGGCAACAAACCCAAAGAATATCATAGCTATGTGAAAATGGCGTTTATCCTGCTTTCATCGGGCATGTTTAACGAAACTTTTGATTACCTGCGTAAGGTTAATGTGCAGGCGCTCAGTAATGCAGATAAAGTTGATTATTACTTTTTTTTAGGGCGATGTTACTACGATCTCGCAAATTATAACAACGACCGGTACTTTAGTCCCGGTTATGTTGAGGCCGGTAATAAAAGTATCGATTCGGCGATAGCTTATTGTGGTACAGATCATATTTCCCGCACGTACCTCATTGGCTTGCAAGGATTTCACAAAAAGGACTTTAAAGAGGGCAGGGCCAGGTTTGCCGAACTACTGAAACCCAATATGCCTATCTCCATGCATTTAAGAGCAATGGTGTCGTGTACCTTTGGTTTAATCGATTTGGAAGATGGGCGCAGTGATGATGCGCTTGACTTGATGATCCAGTCTGCTATCGCCGACATCAAGTCGTCCACGCGTGAAAACATGGCCATACACAGCGTGGCGGAAATTCTTTACAAAAAAGGCGATATAAAGGATGCATATGATTTTATACAAATTGCAAAAGCCGATGCCGATTTTTATGGTGCCCGGCAACGCAAAATTAGGATAGCGGCCATTTTACCGCTCATAGCAGCGGCCGAACTGGATAACACTGAACATCAAAAAAACAGGTTCCTGATTTTCCTGATCATCATCACGCTGCTGGCTATACTGGTTGTATTTTTCCTGGTGATGATAGCCAAGCAGTTGAAAAAGCTTAAAATTAAAGAGGGGATAATAGAGGCTAAAAACATCCAACTAAATGTTATTAACGGCAAGCTTATTGAAGATGCCCGGATCAAGGAAGAATACATCGGCCAGTTTTTTAAGGCCATTTCAGGTTATATCGTTAAACTCGAAAATTTAAAGATCTCGATAGATGCCAAGCTGTCGATGAAAAAGTATGATGCCATCCATACCTTTGTGGATAACATCGATATTAAAAAAGAGCGCGAAAGTTTGTACTATAGCTTCGATCATATCTTCCTTAAAATTTTCCCAAACTTTATAACCGTTTTCAATAGCCTTTTTGCCGAGAAGGATCAGATCTGGCCAGAGGAAGACGAAGTATTAAATACCGATCTCAGGATATTTGCCCTTATAAGAATGGGTATTGCCGACAACGAAACTATAGCCAAAATACTGGAGTATTCGGTTAATACCATCTACGTTTATAAAATGCGCATCAAGGCCAAATCGCTGCACCCCGAGCATTTTGAGCAACGCATTATGGATATCAAGGCTTTTGATTACGATTAA